The Funiculus sociatus GB2-C1 genomic interval TGTCGGCAAAAAAGCTGGCAAGGCTATCTCTAACTCCACTTGCCTTGCGTTTGCCTCGATTGCGCTCCACTAAATTATCCACTTGTGACAGTCAAAGGGCGGAATGTGGGCTAGATAATCAGTAAAATTAAAAATAATTACTTATGACAAATTACCAATGAGCGATACTAAATCTATTCAAACACTAATTGAAGAAATTGAGGCTTTATCTCCAGAAGAGCAAGCTTTATTAAAGCAGAGCTTTTCCCCTTCTATTAGCGTACAAATCAACACAGTAGGATTAGAACCAAGCCTTTTACCTGATGAACAAGTCAGCCCATTGGCACCAGAACCCCTAAAAACAGGAAACGCTGTTTTTGACAACTTTGACGCAGCACAAAGTAAATTTTGGGGTGATGAGGCAACTTATCACGTCTTGCTGAAAAATGAGCCAGAGGGAGGCGTTAGCGCCACATTGTTAGGATGGCCTGAATGCAAAGCTATGGGGAAGACGCGACAAGACGCAGTTTCACGCTTACAGGATATGGTGGATGCGCTTCTAGCTGAAGCTGAAATCGTTACTGTAAAAATCAGATCAACCCAATTAGATAATCCCTGGTTAAAACTTGCGGGTAAGTATAAGGACGATTCGCTATTCGATGAGTTCTTGGAAAATATCACAGCCTATCGTCGCGAACTCGACGCGGAACAAGAAGCATATGATCGTGAACTTGACGCGCAAGATGAGGCAAAGTGAGTCAGTACATTCTTGATACGGATCACTTAACATTTTTGCAGCGGCATCATCCACTTGTTGTGCAGCGTGTCGCTACAATCAATCCTAGAGATATTGCTGTGACAATCGTAACAGTAGAGGAACAACTTCGTGGACGACTCGATAGCATCAGGCAAGCTTCCACCAACGGTTCTCAAGCTGACAGGCTGGTATTAGCTTATACAAGGCTAGGGGAGACACTGGACGATTTCAAAAGCATCAACATTCTCAAGTTTGATGAAGAGGCTTACATTCGTTATGCAGACTTACGTAGTCAACGAATACGCATTGGTACGCAAGATTTAAAAATTGCTGCGATCTCGCTCTCCAAAAATAGTATCCTGGTTACTCGCAACCAGCGCGATTTTGCACAAGTACCCGATTTAATATTTGAAGATTGGACAATTTTGCCATAATGAAGATTGGACAATTTTGCCATAATATTAAATCGCGCCCTTAGTCTACTTGTTCAAATTGCCACCATAAGCGCCGAGTAGACAGTCGCACCTAAAGCAAAAGCCCAGAAACGGCTTTCCCTTTCCTCTGGTAATTCTTCCTTAACGACGTTGAGAATAATTCCTCCGGCG includes:
- a CDS encoding type II toxin-antitoxin system HicB family antitoxin; the protein is MSDTKSIQTLIEEIEALSPEEQALLKQSFSPSISVQINTVGLEPSLLPDEQVSPLAPEPLKTGNAVFDNFDAAQSKFWGDEATYHVLLKNEPEGGVSATLLGWPECKAMGKTRQDAVSRLQDMVDALLAEAEIVTVKIRSTQLDNPWLKLAGKYKDDSLFDEFLENITAYRRELDAEQEAYDRELDAQDEAK
- a CDS encoding PIN domain-containing protein: MSQYILDTDHLTFLQRHHPLVVQRVATINPRDIAVTIVTVEEQLRGRLDSIRQASTNGSQADRLVLAYTRLGETLDDFKSINILKFDEEAYIRYADLRSQRIRIGTQDLKIAAISLSKNSILVTRNQRDFAQVPDLIFEDWTILP